Genomic segment of Triticum aestivum cultivar Chinese Spring chromosome 6A, IWGSC CS RefSeq v2.1, whole genome shotgun sequence:
GAATTTGTGCTTCTTTTTGCCGAGAAGAACACCCAAGTCATTTCTTCCCAAAACTTCAGGCGTGAGTAGAATACTTGGCCATATCGCCATGAAAAAGTTTCAGCTTTttgttaaaaataaaaataaaattaaaagtAGAAGTCCATATAGAGTCCGTCTAGAACCATGAACCAAAAATTCGCGTCCAGATCTTGTATATTTATACGGATATTAAACAAGTTTCTGTGAAAGTTTGCACTCCAGACGAGTGCCTCGAAGAGCCGGGGCcaggttttttttttgaggggtaagaGCCGGGGCCAGGTGAGGTCCAGTACTACTCCAGTACACTGTTGAGTGAATTTAAATTAAGTCCATATAGATGCATGTGCTCGAAGCAATAAACATATCAAGTCTTACACGTACGTTGGTTTGACCACACTACTCCTAATGAACATGCAAACGGAGAAGAGAGGAAAACAATACGTAATGATGGCGAGTAAACATTGGTCAAAAAGGCAGTATCACGGGGGATCTACACGGGACGGAGAAAGCCCACTAGCTGACCACGACCGAAAAAAATACATGTATACGCTACTAAGAGAAGTTGACGGTGACGCCTTTTCATATCTCCCAAACACGTTTCGATATTCCATACTACCTGAGCATTCCGTCATCTCCTTATCAACAGATCGAGCGGCACAAAATGGTTTTGCCAGTCGTATAGAAAACACATTGACGTTTGTTCGTGGACCAATTTGTCTGATATTCGTGAAAGTTCAAAGTGAACTGAAATCTGTCTGCGGTAGAAACTAAATTCAGCAAATGGTAAAAATAAATAAGCAGATTTCACTACAAATCTGACATCATATTTTTAAACATGGCAAATCTTGACGTCCGAGACGGCAAATTATGTTGTGGCCTGCATGATAATTTACTTCAGTGGTACTAGAAGTGTACCTTTTTCAGCCGTGTACATACCTGAATACTTGCATGAATTACACGGGGTGCGGTGGAGAAGAAACGTAGAAAAAACTTACCGGAAGCATGCACGTTGCACAGAGAAAAAGTTAGTTTTTAAAGTGCATGAtagagaagagagagggagagggagagagcgagcacCACTCGTGGGGTTAAAACCCCAAGAACTGCATTGGAGCAGCAGCACAAGGCGCAGAAGCTGCAGCAAGAAGAACAGCACCGAGAACAAGAAGTGCActtcccctccctctctctcgcttCTACTCCCTAGTAGCACGAGCAGCCAGGAAGCTACaggcaagaagcagcagcagcagcagaggcagCTTGCTCgccaccggcggcggcgggcggatctgCCGTGGAGCCACGGCCGGGTCCTCCGGAGCCGGGAGCAGCCGTTCCGGAGCCCGTGGCGGCGAGATCTGAGGCGCCGCTGCCTTCTCGCAATCGGGAGGCGCGCTTCTTTGCCTAGCTCCCGCGGCCGCAAAGGCGGCGcattcccgccgccgccgccgcctgctcccGAAGGCCTCCCGGAGGCGGGGCTGGGGCGCTTGGATCGAGAGGCTCGAAAATTCGGAGTTCCCGGATCGAAAAGGACCGCGCGTTCGGGCCGGGTGCGGCGGAGCGGAGGCAAGAGGTTTGGCTTGGCCGGTTTGGGGGAGGAGACAGCGATGGTGATGCTGTTTGGAAGCGCTCGTGATTTGGTGTAGAAACAGGAAAACAAAGCCTCTTTCGTTTTCTCTGCTCCCTCGCCTCTCCGTCTCGTGGGCTCCTGTGTTGCCTTCTAGCTCTCTCGTCAAGCATGAATCTCTCGCcgtccgccggcggcggcggcctgccGGATCAGCCAGCGTCGCCCGAAGGTATTACTGTCTTTGCATTTCAGTTGGCAGTTTTCGCTTTGCTTGCTTTAAATCTGTGCAATCATGTGAGCCCCATCAACCTATCAATTTATTCTTCTTTGGGTGATTTATATGCTTCTTGACAACATAACTGTCATGTTAATGTATCACTAATACACTTGATGACACTGTTCCTGGTTCTTTACAGTCTGCCCATTTAAATGTTTATAAAGGAATTAATATTTTCTTGTATTTAATAGTGCGGATTTTCTCGCGAAAAAACATTTTCCCCGGTGAAAGGTGTAGAAGTAGTATCACTTGTAGGATGCAGGAACCATTTTCTGAACTTGGCATGCGTCTGAAATATGCTTCCTAGAGCTAGTGTTGTTAACTGAACTTCAATTATCTGCTACCCCTCCTGCTCAGACGATTTTCCTTTTCAGCATCAGAAGAGCACAGGTGCCTAAATTCAGAGTTGTGGCACGCCTGTGCCGGACCCCTCGTTTCTTTGCCTGCAGTCGGCAGCCGGGTGTTGTATTTTCCTCAAGGTCACAGTGAGCAGGTTAGGATTCTTCCTCTCAGTACAGAGATTTAACTGAAATGTTGTAGATACATACAAGTACCAGTACAGTTTGCAAAATAGATTTCATTCTCCCCCTCCTATTGTGAGTTTCCTTTTGAGTTCCATGTCTTGCAGCAGATCTTTAATGGTTCTGCCAGAACTGAAGATTTTTTAGACACCAATGGACTTACATAGTGAGTTTCTACCATAGGTATCGGCATCAACAAACAAGGAAATGGAGTCGCAGATCCCCAACTATCCGAATCTGCCTCCACAGCTTATATGCCAACTGCATAATGTGACCATGCACGTAAGTTCGGAGCAATATAGCGCGTCTGTTTTGTAATTAACTGTCTCATAAACTTTGCTGCTTTCATTCCTTCTTCAGGCTGATGCAGAGACAGACGAGGTCTATGCACAAATGACGTTACAGCCACTCAGCCCAGTAATACAGGATTTCCAACCTAGTGCCATCTGTCCATGTACTTCTGTTTGTAGCATACTTAGACTGTATCTTGATTTTGTTTGCAGCAAGAACTCAAGGACCCATTTCTACCTGCTGAGTTGGGCAATGCTAGCAAACAACCAACGAATTATTTCTGCAAAACATTAACTGCAAGTGATACCAGTACCCATGGTGGATTCTCTGTTCCCCGCCGAGCAGCGGAGAAGGTGTTTCCTCCGCTGGTGCGTGCTGTTGGTCAGCAATTCTCTGCTGTATCTTTTGAACTGTCATGTTACATTTTCAGATCAACTGAACTGTATCATTTTAGTTATATATTTTCCTTTGATAATTCTGTAGGATTTCACTCAGCAGCCTCCAGCACAGGAGTTGGTGGCAAAAGACCTTCATGGCAATGAGTGGAAATTCCGCCATATCTTTCGAGGTTAGTTATCTTGCAGCTACTTTTCTTGGTTCTTACGATTGTGATTTTTTTGGTAGTGTATAGTGCGTATAGCCTTGTATATACCCTCATTACATACAGCCTTGCTCAATGCAGCTCGTGTAAGATTCAAAAACTAGTATATGATGTAAAATAACTTCAAATCAAATTGTTGGTGCAGGTCAACCAAAGCGGCATCTTCTGACGACAGGTTGGAGCGTCTTTATAAGTGCGAAGAGACTGGTCGCTGGAGACTCTGTCCTATTTATCTGGTACATCTGCTCttccaatttttattttttttgaacagTTCGTGCTCTCCATACCCTACTGTTCTTGGCAGAGTTCTCTGCTGATATTCATTTGTGTCTTTGGTTGATCAGGAATGACAACAATCAGCTGCTTCTGGGAATACGTCGAGCAAATAGATCGCAGACGGTTATGCCATCATCAGTATTGTCTAGTGACAGCATGCATATAGGTCTTCTTGCTGCAGCTGCTCATGCTGCATCAACAAATAGCCGGTTCACTATTTTCTATAATCCAAGGTAGAACAACTTCTTACATATATCTGATCATTATCCTCTCAGATACTCAGATTTGTCAACGTGTTCTGCAGAGCAAGCCCTTCGGAGTTTGTCATACCATTGGCTAAGTATGTAAAGGCTGTGTACCATACCCGTATATCTGTGGGCATGCGTTTCCGGATGCTTTTCGAGACAGAAGAATCCAGTGTCAGGCGGTATGTCAATACTGTGTTTATCTCTTATAGTGATGTGATGTTGTGTGTACATCACATGGAGCTCTTTCCTTATCTTGATTCCACTTGCCCGAAGTATCGAATGTAGACAAGTCATTTGATGCCTTTTATATCTTGTTCTTTGTGTTAGTGCTTTGTATTATCTGTATAGAGAACTTGTTTCAGAACTCCCTAAATTATCACCACTTCTTCACCTGGCTCCGTTAAACTTGCGTCCGTTTTTATATGTATATCTATCTAGCTTGTTTTCTGCTGTCGTAGTGAGCTCCATGTTTTCAGTAGCACGTGATATACGTGGCCTAAACTGCCCATGTGTTCTTGTAGATACATGGGAACAATTACAGGAATAAGTGACCTTGATCCTGCTCGTTGGCCGAACTCACACTGGCGTTCTGTTAAGGTAGATCTTGAAATAAGAATTATCTGTTTGCCAGTAAAGGCGGACCTTTACTTGCTTACTAGTTTGATTTCGAGTTGATGGTATGTTTTTATATTTTAGACATCTTCTGCCATGTGCTTTAAAATTGAGCATGCCCTCTTTTTTCTTGAACCATGCAGGTTGGATGGGATGAGTCAACTGCTGGAGAGAGGCAACCAAGGGTGTCTCTTTGGGAGATTGAGCCTCTGACGACTTACCCGATGTATTCATCTCCTTTCCCTATGCGGCTGAAGCGGCCTTGGCCAACAGGATTGCCTTCCTTATATGGTACAGGTGACGATTGCATCTTTAGTCAATACCTTCAAACGATATCAGTGAACAATCAATTATTTATTCTTTACCGGTTCATTTTTATAATGGTAAAAGTGATCTTACTTGTGATGGTTTTTTGCAGGTGGAAAGGAGGATGACTTGACCTCTTCTCTCATGTGGCTTCGAGATGGAGCAAACCCAGGTTTTCAGTCATTCAGTTTTGGTGGACTTGGTATGAGTCCTTGGATGCAGCCAATGATGGATAGTTCCCTACTTGGTCTGCAACCTGACATGTACCAAGCAATGTCAGCAGCAGCTTTTCAGAACACGACGAAGCAAGTATCGCCTACACTGCTGCAGTTCCAGCAGCCTCAGAACATTGCTGGTAGATCTGCTCTTCTATCGAGTCAGATTCTGCAGCAAGTGCAGCCTCAGTTTCAGGAGATGCACCACCAAAACATCAATGACAGTGCAATCCAAGGCCATAATCAGTCTGAGTACCTCCAGCAACAGCTTCAGCGCTGCCAATCCTTTAATGGGCAGaaatcgccgccgccgcagcagcaagAATCACACCACCAGCACCAGCAGCAACAGTCACAGTGCATGCAAACACCACAACATCAACAAATGCAAGAACAGAAGCACTCGCCTGACTTTCAGTGTGTACCAAATGGGTTGTCGGTTTTCTCCCAGCTTTCCTCCACCAATCAGTCTCCACCTTCCACATTGCAGACAGTTTCAGCGTTCTCACAGCAGCAGAACCTTCAAGACAGAAATATCAGCTCTCTTTCTCCATCGAATGTCCCGTCCATGCATGACACATTGAGACCATTTCCTTCAGAAGCAGGTTCGAACCTCCAAGGCGTGCCAAGAACCACCCCTGTGCCTGTCTCTGACCCATGGTCATCTAAGCGGGTTGCAATGGAGTCTGTGATCCCTTCTAGCTCTCATGTTAACTCGCCGCATATACAACACCTGGATTCAGCGCCTTCTAATATACCACAAAGCTCCTCATTAGCACCATTGCCTGGAAGAGAGTGCTTGGTGGATCAAGATGGGAATTCTGATAATCAAAATCACCTCTTATTTGGTGTTAATATAGACTCTCAGTCACTTCTAATGCAAGGTGGCATTCCCAGCCTTCAGGAGGACAATGGTTGCATTGCAAGCCTTCAGGACGACAATGATTCGAGCACGATTCCATATTCCACGTGCAATTTCCTGAGCCCTTCTCAGAATGATTTTCCGTTGAATGAAGCACTAGCTAGTTCAGGCTGCTTAGATGAATCAGGATACGCGTCATTTTCGGAAAATTCTGATCATGTAAATCAACCGACTGCAGCGTTCGTGAAGGTGACCGAATTGACTTACCCACCTAATCGAATCAATAACATTTCTAATTTTTTTCCATGAAAGCACTTTGAACTGACAAACCTTGTCATGTAGGTGTACAAATCTGGAGCCTTTGGAAGGTTGCTGGACATCACTAAGTTTAGCAGCTACCATGAACTTCGTAGCGAGGTAGGGCGCCTATTTGGCCTTGACGGCCAGTTGGAGGACCCTGCAAGATCAGGCTGGCAGCTTGTATTTGTTGACCGAGAGGATGATATCCTTCTAGTTGGCGATGATCCGTGGCAGTAAGTTTTTAGGCAACAATTTCCCAagattcttttgccactgtttctgTGTCCACTCTTACATTCATGGATCATGTAATCTGCAGGGAATTCGTCAACAGCGTATCTTGCATAAAGGTACTTACGCCACAGGAGGTGCAGCAGATGGGAAAGCAGGGCATCGACCTCCTGAGCTCGGCTCCTGCGAGGAGGCTCGGCAACAGTTGTGATAACTACGCTGGCAGGCAGGAATCGAGAAGCCTGAGCACCGTAATCGCGTCGGTGGGTTCTGTCGAGTTCTGAAGATATGGAGCCTGCGACCCTCGGCTTTTAAGTATGTTTCTGCAGCTCGTCCTAGTCTTGTGAACTGGAACCAAAGCACATAGATCAAGTGTAGCGCAAAGCCGTCAGCGTTCCGATGTTTATGTCATGCATGTGATATAGACCATTTTAGTAGTAACTATGACATATTTGGTATGTACGCCGATGCGGATTTGTTCCGCGGAATACCAATGCTGTTGATGTAGGGCCTCTAATATTAGACTCCTTACCCGTGTTGCCTAATGTTTGTTTTGGTCATGTTCTGTGCACTGATAGTGTTCTGGTTCCACAATGTAACTATTGACGATGTTAGCCGAGGATAAGCCTTTATGCTGTGGTAAAACTCCCCACAGTTTAGTAGGAGTTTATTGCATGAAATTATGTTAGTGACTAGTGAGCTAATCCTGATCAACTCTCCAAATTTTAGTTGGAGTTAGTGACTAGTGAGCTAATCCTTCTACGTTCGGCTTGAAATATATAACTTGCGTTCCCTGTGTTTATAAGCAACTTATGATTTGAATGTTGTTCCAAGTTAGTATTTCTATTGTGATCATGACAGATATAGCATTTAGCAGTGTTCTCAGTAATAAGGAGTATCATTACAAGTAGCCCATGTAGATAGATCCAAGAGGGGGAAGTTACCTGATCCTTGTATAATTTGCCACCTGCAAAGGCAAGCTATGTGCCTTTTGGGTCCCTATCTGATTGACCATTTTTGAGTGCCCACCCATTGAATTAATGGCTGAAAGAAAAACGATTTCCTTCTCCTGAGGCCAGTGGTGTATCTGGAGGGTGAATGTGACGGCCTCTCTCCCAATCACATATCAGTTTCTCCATTCCCTCATGCCTGTTGTGACCTCAGTGCTCGTCGCAACGCTTCGACGTCGCGTCGCAGTCTCTTTTGGCGCTGCCAACGTGTTAcaattggtttggtttggttttggGTTTGTTTGGTTGCGGATTGCGACAAATTTAAAGTTGGATGCAAAGGCAggcgcgcacgcacgcacaccaCCGCCTTTTCGAAGATACGCGCATTGTCCTTGGCCCCATTGTGATCCCTCTCTGGTGATCCCTATCTCTTTCAGATCTTCGGCTGGGACCCGGACTCGCCTCCCGGATCATCTTTGCAATCTTGACCTGCCTTCGTCGCAGTGGGAAACTGAAACCTGGCGCCGAAGCCGCAAGGTGGAGCACTGCCCCCCGCATTTCCCCCGTGCCTTCTCCAGATGTTTGCCGACAGTGAGATGGCAATGTGTCGAGACCGTCAGCTTCCCCGCTCCTTCGTGGCCACTAGGCTGATACTAGTTATCATCACCTCGTGTGATCCTGCGGCAGTACTGGTTTAAGGAAGCAGCTTGAATAGTACAGTAGTGCTTTCTGTCCATGCTGCTGCCTTGGACCATCAACTCGCTGTTAATTCTTCGCCTTTTGTCATACCTGCAGAACGTAGCATCAACTGTGAAGTGAACCCACTGCATGCCTTTATCGGTGGGCAGGTACTATCCATGGACATCCCCCAAAAAGAACATCTACTGTGTGTGCAACCCAAAAGGGAGATTTATTGCAGGAGCAGCCTAGTTTGGTTCAAACTGTGACATGCTATTTGTCTGGAGCTGGCTCCGATATCCCAATTAGGGTAAAGACAGTACATGCCAGATACACTCATGAATTATGCCCCCAATGGGCGGCCGCGGTTATCACCGTTCTCTTCGCTTCCCTTGTACTGACATGGCACGATGCCTTGCCTGATCCATGGCTGCAAATTGCCGTAAACTAGAAACCATCGATTAGCTTCATTCAGTTCTGAGGTATTCATTAGTCAGCTACCATTGGGGAACTTCAAGAAACCGAGAACCAGTCAAGCAACCACACGCCCTCGCGTCGCCAACTCGGGCGGCTCCTCAAACCCTAGCTGCCAGGGTCACCACTTCCCTTCCTTTCCTCTGCCGTCGCCGGAGGACGCTGGTGGGCTGAGCCCGGCGGCCGACGGTGGTGGGGGGTGTTCTCCTCCCTGTCTTGTGTAGGAGGGGATGGGGTGGGACCTCCTCGCGTGTGACGGCGCTTCCGCGATCTGATCCATGGCGGCACTTGTTTAACATATTGTTGTCACGTTTCTATATGTATCTCGTAGGCTAGCTAGGAGCTCACGTTGGGTGTGTTAGATGAGTCCCGTAGGCGGTTATCTCTCCTGTTTATTTTCTCTATCctgatttttttaaaagaaatatatTAATACCGTGAAGATGCtaattacacccagcctctgcaccTACAAGATGTCACAAAAACATCTAGGATGCACACaacccaaaaaataaaaataaaaaatgaagaagaaaggtCCTGCCACAACGATCGACTCCTCATAATAGCAACACACCTACCATCACCTAATACAACACCC
This window contains:
- the LOC123132397 gene encoding auxin response factor 6 isoform X1; amino-acid sequence: MNLSPSAGGGGLPDQPASPEASEEHRCLNSELWHACAGPLVSLPAVGSRVLYFPQGHSEQVSASTNKEMESQIPNYPNLPPQLICQLHNVTMHADAETDEVYAQMTLQPLSPQELKDPFLPAELGNASKQPTNYFCKTLTASDTSTHGGFSVPRRAAEKVFPPLDFTQQPPAQELVAKDLHGNEWKFRHIFRGQPKRHLLTTGWSVFISAKRLVAGDSVLFIWNDNNQLLLGIRRANRSQTVMPSSVLSSDSMHIGLLAAAAHAASTNSRFTIFYNPRASPSEFVIPLAKYVKAVYHTRISVGMRFRMLFETEESSVRRYMGTITGISDLDPARWPNSHWRSVKVGWDESTAGERQPRVSLWEIEPLTTYPMYSSPFPMRLKRPWPTGLPSLYGTGGKEDDLTSSLMWLRDGANPGFQSFSFGGLGMSPWMQPMMDSSLLGLQPDMYQAMSAAAFQNTTKQVSPTLLQFQQPQNIAGRSALLSSQILQQVQPQFQEMHHQNINDSAIQGHNQSEYLQQQLQRCQSFNGQKSPPPQQQESHHQHQQQQSQCMQTPQHQQMQEQKHSPDFQCVPNGLSVFSQLSSTNQSPPSTLQTVSAFSQQQNLQDRNISSLSPSNVPSMHDTLRPFPSEAGSNLQGVPRTTPVPVSDPWSSKRVAMESVIPSSSHVNSPHIQHLDSAPSNIPQSSSLAPLPGRECLVDQDGNSDNQNHLLFGVNIDSQSLLMQGGIPSLQEDNGCIASLQDDNDSSTIPYSTCNFLSPSQNDFPLNEALASSGCLDESGYASFSENSDHVNQPTAAFVKVYKSGAFGRLLDITKFSSYHELRSEVGRLFGLDGQLEDPARSGWQLVFVDREDDILLVGDDPWQEFVNSVSCIKVLTPQEVQQMGKQGIDLLSSAPARRLGNSCDNYAGRQESRSLSTVIASVGSVEF
- the LOC123132397 gene encoding auxin response factor 6 isoform X2, with the translated sequence MNLSPSAGGGGLPDQPASPEASEEHRCLNSELWHACAGPLVSLPAVGSRVLYFPQGHSEQVSASTNKEMESQIPNYPNLPPQLICQLHNVTMHADAETDEVYAQMTLQPLSPQELKDPFLPAELGNASKQPTNYFCKTLTASDTSTHGGFSVPRRAAEKVFPPLDFTQQPPAQELVAKDLHGNEWKFRHIFRGQPKRHLLTTGWSVFISAKRLVAGDSVLFIWNDNNQLLLGIRRANRSQTVMPSSVLSSDSMHIGLLAAAAHAASTNSRFTIFYNPRASPSEFVIPLAKYVKAVYHTRISVGMRFRMLFETEESSVRRYMGTITGISDLDPARWPNSHWRSVKVGWDESTAGERQPRVSLWEIEPLTTYPMYSSPFPMRLKRPWPTGLPSLYGGKEDDLTSSLMWLRDGANPGFQSFSFGGLGMSPWMQPMMDSSLLGLQPDMYQAMSAAAFQNTTKQVSPTLLQFQQPQNIAGRSALLSSQILQQVQPQFQEMHHQNINDSAIQGHNQSEYLQQQLQRCQSFNGQKSPPPQQQESHHQHQQQQSQCMQTPQHQQMQEQKHSPDFQCVPNGLSVFSQLSSTNQSPPSTLQTVSAFSQQQNLQDRNISSLSPSNVPSMHDTLRPFPSEAGSNLQGVPRTTPVPVSDPWSSKRVAMESVIPSSSHVNSPHIQHLDSAPSNIPQSSSLAPLPGRECLVDQDGNSDNQNHLLFGVNIDSQSLLMQGGIPSLQEDNGCIASLQDDNDSSTIPYSTCNFLSPSQNDFPLNEALASSGCLDESGYASFSENSDHVNQPTAAFVKVYKSGAFGRLLDITKFSSYHELRSEVGRLFGLDGQLEDPARSGWQLVFVDREDDILLVGDDPWQEFVNSVSCIKVLTPQEVQQMGKQGIDLLSSAPARRLGNSCDNYAGRQESRSLSTVIASVGSVEF